The proteins below are encoded in one region of Struthio camelus isolate bStrCam1 chromosome 11, bStrCam1.hap1, whole genome shotgun sequence:
- the TRMT12 gene encoding tRNA wybutosine-synthesizing protein 2 homolog has translation MDVKDMCGAVSALVTEPRFAQQLREYLEGEQILDARYRLQKMPGGSVALPVLGEKLTEQHLRALQKSGPQEVPCRLTWIQDPVPSKAASVQTPAQKLCHKLQRLVVGSGESWSEELEHDVPRSWQRHGDLVLLSEDSFSAALWEKLGPALWETVASALGAQRVARRGRVLPGGMRSPSVTLLLGQDGWVEHVDNGIRYTFDVTKCMFSPGNITEKLRVASLPCSGEVLVDLYAGIGYFTLPYLVHAAAAFAHACEWNRHAVEALRRNLALNGVQDRCRIHHGDNRQLELQDVADRVNLGLLPSSEEGWPIACRVLKKETGGVLHIHHNVENLPAPAHQQPGVLRDEQRPPEEASSVRQVDRERERWSLKDAENCRKETQVARVRPEWRRWAEAAAKRIQGLLEELHGRPWRTSILHIEAVKSYAPHVHHVVLDLECRPTLPA, from the exons ATGGATGTGAAGGACATGTGTGGCGCTGTCTCTGCCCTTGTCACGGAGCCACGGTTTGCCCAGCAGCTCAG GGAGTATTTGGAAGGGGAACAGATCCTGGATGCTCGTTACCGGCTGCAGAAGATGCCGGGTGGCAGCGTGGCCCTGCCTGTGCTGGGAGAGAAGCTCACAGAGCAGCACCTGCGGGCGCTGCAGAAGAGCGGGCCCCAGGAGGTGCCCTGCAGGCTGACCTGGATCCAG GACCCCGTCCCTTCCAAGGCAGCCAGCGTGCAGACGCCTGCCCAGAAGCTGTGCCACAAGCTGCAGCGGTTGGTGGTGGGCTCGGGTGAGAGCTGGTCGGAGGAGCTGGAGCACGATGTGCCCCGCTCCTGGCAGCGGCATGGAGACCTCGTCTTGCTGAGTGAGGACAGCTTCAGCGCTGCGCTGTGGGAGAAGCTGG GCCCAGCGCTCTGGGAAACAGTCGCCTCGGCTCTGGGTGCCCAGCGCGTGGCCAGGCGAGGGCGGGTATTGCCAGGCGGGATGCGGTCCCCCAGTGTGACCCTGCTGCTGGGCCAGGACGGCTGGGTGGAGCATGTGGACAACGGGATCAG GTACACGTTCGATGTGACCAAGTGCATGTTCTCCCCGGGCAACATCACGGAGAAGCTGCGGGTGGCCTCACTGCCGTGCTCTGGGGAGGTCCTGGTGGATCTCTATGCAG GGATCGGCTATTTCACGCTGCCGTACCTGGTGCACGCGGCGGCTGCCTTCGCCCACGCCTGCGAGTGGAACCGCCACGCCGTGGAGGCCCTGCGGAGGAATCTGGCGCTGAACGGCGTGCAGGACCGCTGCCGCATCCACCACGGGGACAACAGGCAG ctggagctgcaggacGTCGCTGACCGGGTCAACCTGGGGCTGCTTCCCAGCTCCGAGGAAGGCTGGCCCATAGCCTGCCGTGTCCTCAAGAAGGAAACAGGCGGAGTGCTCCACATCCACCACAACGTGGAGAATCTTCCCGCACCAGCCCACCAGCAGCCTGGAGTTTTGAGGGATGAGCAGAGACCGCCAGAGGAAGCCAGCTCTGTCAGGCAGGTGGACAGAGAGAGGGAGCGCTGGAGCCTGAAGGACGCAGAGAACTGCAGGAAGGAGACACAGGTGGCCAGGGTCCGGCCAGAGTGGCGGAggtgggcagaggctgctgcgaAGCGGATACAGGGGCTACTGGAAGAGCTGCACGGGCGGCCGTGGAGGACCAGCATCCTGCACATTGAGGCAGTGAAATCCTACGCACCCCACGTGCATCATGTCGTGCTGGACCTCGAGTGCCGCCCGACGCTCCCGGCATAG